In Neospora caninum Liverpool complete genome, chromosome Ib, one DNA window encodes the following:
- a CDS encoding putative intraflagellar transport particle protein has product MGCTGNPPDRIGDWIVCTAPLKTNSNLLRCKLLKTIGDAYFLAGKFPEATATYEQLLKVRAQLGWSVSAFLPRGHRGPRRCVSIESESLNLLLCYYAAGNKEKMQEHFLRMIVLQDNVPGADEAAENEDDDEELSPAMSPLSTSALSPSFCGAPSCWACPDFSPKHDARSSSTPENTSNEGYRDLAYEIEMHKAAALLRVKCGVDAAVKIYRSFERVERQHAVLTPRAATNLSFIYLLEDDLSQATKYTDIALAGDRYNAFALVNKGCCLLLGGKRQEARNLFLEALGLDAECVEALYNFGLACKLDAQFEEALKAFSRFHQIFPRHPEVLYHLGDISEAMGHSEKAVEWFSLLTSPGVRPTDAGILGRIGRAAASRAEDDQALHHFLSSYSYYHCSLDVITWLGVYYVKQRLFDKAAEFFRHAAALQPAEPKWLLMAASCYRRSDNFPRALDLYTKVHQENPADVECLRCLVTVCKELGIPYDHYAAMLRRAEHAEVKGQNGLQVGSLSTGDERPLSTLLRDMKEHVERPKEQRQRQQL; this is encoded by the exons ATGGGATGCACAGGGAATCCTC CGGATCGTATCGGTGATTGGATCGTGTGTACGGCGCCGCTCAAGACAAACAGCAATCTTCTTCGTTGCAAGTTACTCAAGACCATTGGGGACGCATACTTCCTCGCGGGCAAGTTtccggaggcgacggcgacatACGAACAGCTTCTCAAA GTCCGAGCGCAACTTGGGTggagcgtctccgccttcctgcCACGCGGGCATCGAGGGCCTAGACGATGTGTCTCCATTGAGAGCGAGAGCCTGAACCTCCTTCTGTGCTACTACGCAGCGgggaacaaagagaagatgCAAGAGCACTTCTTGCGCATGATTGTTTTGCAAGACAACG TGCCGGGCGCCGAtgaggcggcagagaacgaagacgacgatGAGGAGCTTTCGCCCGCCATGTCTCCGCTCAGCACGTCGGCCCTGAGCCCTTCCTTCTGCGGCGCGCCTTCGTGCTGGGCATGTCCCGACTTCTCGCCGAAACATGatgcgcgttcttcctccacgcCAGAAAACACGAGCAATGAGG GTTACAGAGATCTTGCCTACGAGATCGAGATGCACAAGGCCGCCGCACTTTTGCGGGTGAAATGCGGAGTAGATGCGGCGGTGAAGATCTACAGAAGCTTTGAACGCGTTGAGCGGCAGCATGCGGTTCTGACGCCTCGAGCAGCGACAAATCTTTCCTTCATTTATCTTCTCGAAGACGACCTCTCCCAGGCCACAAAATACACCGACATAGCTCTCGCTGGCGACCG GTACAACGCATTTGCCCTCGTGAATAAGGGATGCTGCCTCCTGCTCGGCGGCAAGCGCCAGGAAGCACGAAATCTCTTCCTGGAGGCACTGGGTCTCGATGCGGAGTGTGTCGAAGCCCTGTACAATTTCGGTCTTGCCTGCAAACTCGATGCGCA ATTTGAGGAGGCTCTCAAGGCCTTCTCAAGGTTCCACCAAATCTTCCCTCGCCATCCAGAGGTTCTTTACCACCTCGGGGATATCAGCGAGGCG ATGGGTCATTCCGAGAAAGCCGTGGAGTGGTTCTCGCTGCTGACATCTCCCGGAGTGCGGCCTACGGACGCAGGCATCCTGGGGCGCATCGGTAGAGCGGCTGCGTCTCGGGCGGAAGACGACCAGGCACTTCACCATTTCCTGAGCTCGTATAG CTACTACCACTGCTCGCTTGACGTCATCACTTGGCTCGGCGTGTACTACGTCAAGCAGCGGCTGTTCGACAAAGCCGCGGAGTTCTTTCGCCACGCCGCAGCTCTGCAGCCCGCAGAACCCAAGTGGCTGCTCATGGCCGCTTCCTGCTACCGCCGCAGCGACAATTTTCCGCGAGCTCTCGACTTGTACACGAAGGTGCACCAGGAGAACCCGGCAGACGTGGAGTGCCTCCGGTGTCTCGTCACCGTGTGCAAAGAACTAGGGATCCCCTACGATCACTATGCCGCGATGCTTCGCAGAGCAGAACATGCAGAGGTCAAGGGGCAAAATGGCCTGCAGGTCGGCAGCCTGTCGACTGGAGATGAACGGCCTTTGTCCACCCTCT TGCGAGACATGAAGGAACATGTTGAGCGTCCGAAGGAGcaacggcagagacagcaactGTGA
- a CDS encoding putative ATP-dependent RNA helicase DDX family protein encodes MSAFEEFGVCPEIIKAVEEDDWLLPTPIQAESIPLILGGGDVCAAAETGSGKTGAFGLPALQVVHETLRAAAQAAATASNHRNQGSRGCILDDGARDLLVCLGDGDRCSCSDPRGWRGVRGTAPVLSGKYMYEVEILSPGLMRVGWGTRLGKFEIGKDENSFGYGGTGKKSWNGRFEDYGVQFGAGDVVGCLLDRSNPERGTVSFAVNGRLLGEAFVLPPALRNSALLPAICGKDFDARCHFARLEFPVEGFAPLAALQACDDARSLADTSACKGATGVLCLILEPTRDLALQTFNCLKKFGKYLEAPAIRVALCCGGDEKEQREEIAKGPHIVVGTLQKVSSYIHRGLLSVKTLKFLILDEADELVKFDALSEILKIKRAATAAGSVSRRVQVSFFSATLHTAEVRQAVEALTERPTWVDLKGKATIPDTVHALICPVLPGEAPFKSASLGRVEPKTDGVHSASATLPPDSQQFASQRVKEIKPHLVVALADAFKMEACLVFCRTNLDCDNLEQFLTACGGGRRFSGKAESGKENPYSCVVLAGMRSQEERNRNLAHFKAGDVRFLICTDVAARGIDIHELPFLIMTTLPDDPDLFFHRVGRLGRADRLGLAICLASASPEQVWFHRCANRGQGCRNTRLLKEGGCTIWYDEPACLKAIEDRIGAPLPRMDPGNFCAPGIVDAFGVLADSGDNIRKRRNVGTSDVGDAATPGPMVYGKVRNDRNLLSTMKHLQEIAGAVGELENLEREIQRQFVTLAARGI; translated from the exons ATGTCGGCGTTTGAGGAGTTCGGTGTGTGCCCCGAAATCATCAAAGCggtcgaggaagacgactgGCTGCTGCCGACTCCTATCCAGGCCGAGTCCATCCCTCTCATTCTCGGA GGCGGAGACGTCTGCgccgcggcggagacggggagCGGCAAAACGGGCGCCTTCGGCCTGCCTGCGCTCCAAGTCGTCCACGAGACCCTTCGCGCTGCTGCCCAGGCTGCCGCAACGGCCTCGAACCACAGGAACCAAG GCTCGCGCGGATGCATCCTAGACGACGGCGCGCGAGACTTGCTGGTGTgcctcggcgacggcgacagaTGCAGCTGCTCAGATCCCCGCGGTTGGCGAGGCGTGCGGGGAACGGCGCCCGTGCTCTCTGGAAAGTACATG TACGAGGTTGAAATCCTCAGCCCCGGCCTGATGCGCGTCGGATGGGGTACCCGTCTGGGGAAATTCGAAATCGGCAAAGACGAGAATTCGTTCGGCTACGGCGGAACTGGGAAAAAAAGCTGGAATGG ACGCTTTGAGGACTATGGCGTCCAATTCGGCGCGGGCGATGTTGTGGGGTGTCTGCTCGACCGCTCGAACCCGGAAAGAgggactgtctccttcgcggtcAACGGGCGGCTCTTAGGCGAGGCGTTCGTCCTCCCCCCCGCCCTCCGCAACTCCGCGCTCCTGCCGGCCATCTGTGGCAAGGACTTCGAC GCGAGATGCCACTTTGCGAGACTGGAGTTCCCGGTAGAgggcttcgcgcctctcgcggcgctcCAGGCCTGCGACGATGCACGCAGTCTGGCCGATACTTCCGCGTGCAAAGGAGCGACAGGCGTCCTCTGCTTGATTCTCGAACCGACCCGAGACCTCGCCCTCCAGACCTTCAACTGCTTAAAGAAATTCG GGAAGTACCTGGAGGCTCCGGCGATTCGCGTCGCGCTCTGctgcggaggagacgaaaaggaacagagagaagagatcgCGAAGGGG CCGCACATTGTCGTCGGGACCCTCCAAAAGGTCAGCTCGTACATCCATCGCGGTTTGCTCTCGGTGAAGACGCTGAAATTCTTGATTCtcgacgaggccgacgaACTTGTGAAGTTCGACGCGCTCAGCGAGATCCTCAA AATCAAGAGAGCCGCGACTGCGGCAGGCAGCGTCTCGCGCCGCGTTCAGgtgtcgtttttctcggcaaCGCTTCACACGGCTGAAGTCCGCCAAGCCGTCGAAGCCCTCACAGAGCGCCCCACGTGGGTTGATTTGAAAGGAAAAGCAACAATTCCCGACACCGTCCACGCTCTCATTTGCCCCGTCCTCCCCGGAGAG gcgccttTCAAGTCGGCCAGCCTGGGGCGCGTCGAGCCCAAGACCGACGGCGTCCACAGCGCCTCGGCGACGCTGCCGCCGGACAGCCAGCAGTTCGCTTCCCAGCGCGTGAAAGAGATCAAGCCGCAT CTGGTAGTCGCCTTAGCGGACGCGTTCAAGATGGAGgcgtgtctcgtcttttgCCGAACGAACTTGGATTGCGACAACCTCGAGCAGTTCCTCACAgcctgcggcggcggccgcaGGTTCTCGG GGAAAGCCGAGTCGGGCAAGGAGAACCCGTATTCGTGCGTCGTGCTTGCGGGGATGAGAAgccaagaagagagaaacagaaacctCGCG CATTTCAAAGCTGGAGATGTGCGCTTTCTCATATGCACCGACGTGGCGGCGCGCGGCATTGACATCCAC GAACTTCCCTTTCTGATTATGACAACGCTCCCCGATGACCCAGACCTGTTCTTTCACCGCGTCGGCCGCCTGGGGCGGGCTGACCGCCTGGGCCTCGCGATTTGCCTCGCGTCCGCCTCACCGGAGCAAGTTTG GTTTCATCGGTGTGCAAATCGAGGCCAGGGATGCCGCAACACGCGGCTGCTGAaggag GGAGGGTGCACGATCTGGTATGACGAGCCGGCCTGCTTGAAAG CCATCGAAGACCGGATCGgcgcgccgcttcctcggATGGACCCAGGCAATTTCTGCGCGCCTG GAATTGTTGACGCGTTTGGCGTCCTGGCGGATTCAGGCGACA ACATCCGAAAACGACGCAACGTCGGGACTTCCGATGTCGGCGACGCCGCAACGCCCGGGCCGATGGTCTACGGCAAAGTTCGAAACGATCGGAATCTCCTCTCGACAATGAAACATCTGCAG GAAATCGCGGGGGCCGTGGGCGAGCTGGAGAACCTGGAGAGGGAAATCCAGAGACAGTTTGTCACTCTCGCTGCTCGAGGTATTTGa
- a CDS encoding upf0027 protein PH1602, related, with protein MARRTAGGCRTFDEEKAYISRDVTSPCRYTIKRGFVEGMEVEGHVYINDALRSLLFDELRQFAAQNGGRGSPTGGFLPALKQVANVAALPGIVGKSIGLPDIHAGYGFAIGNVAAFDMGDPQAVVSPGGVGFDINCGVRLLRTNLQEEDVADKKELLAQALFDHIPVGVGSQGIIPCKGPELEAALELGIDWSLREGYAWAEDKEHCEEFGRMLHANPTKVSARAKKRGLPQMGTLGAGNHYAEIQVVDEIYDEYAARRMGIEREKQVCVMIHSGSRGLGHQVATDALVAMEAAMTKHKIKTNDRQLACARIDSPEGQDYLGAMAAAANYAWVNRSSIAFLAREAFAKVMKQTPDDLDMHMVYDVSHNIAKIEEHFVNGSPKRLLVHRKGSTRAFPPHHPLLASDFQMTGQPVLIGGTMGTCSYVLTGTEQGMAETWGSTCHGAGRAKSRNNARNNLQYPDVIRALEAQGIAIRVASPKLIMEEAPESYKDVSEVVQTCHDAGISKKCVKLRPLAVIKG; from the exons ATGGCGAGGAGAACGGCTGGGGGTTGCCGAACCttcgacgaggagaaagcgtACATTTCGCGAGACGTAACTTCGCCGTGTCGCTACACCATCAAGCGGGGTTTCGTCGAGGGTATGGAAGTTGAAG GACACGTGTACATTAACGACGCTTTgcggtctctcctctttgacGAACTACGCCAGTTCGCCGCGCAGAATGGCGGGCGCGGATCTCCGACGGGAGGGTTCCTTCCGGCCTTGAAACAGGTTGCAAACGTCGCCGCACTTCCCGGCATCGTCGGCAAAAGCATCGGCCTCCCAGACATCCACGCCG GATACGGCTTCGCGATCGGAAATGTCGCCGCGTTTGACATGGGCGATCCGCAGGCCGTCGTTTCTCCAGGCGGCGTCGGATTCGACATCAACTGCGGCGTCCGTCTTCTGCGGACGAATCTGCAAG AGGAGGACGTAGCTGACAAGAAGGAGCTCCTCGCGCAGGCTCTCTTTGACCACATTCCCGTCGGTGTCGGGTCTCAGGGTATCATCCCCTGCAAAGGTCCAG AGTTGGAGGCGGCACTGGAGCTCGGAATCGACTGGTCGCTTCGCGAGGGCTACGCCTGGGCAGAAGACAAGGAACACTGCGAAGAATTCGGCCGCATGCTGCATGCAAATCCCACGAAAGTTTCCGcccgcgcgaagaagcgaggcctGCCTCAGATGGGGACCTTGGGGGCGGGCAACCACTACGCAGAAATCCAA GTTGTGGACGAGATCTACGACGAGTACGCCGCGCGTCGAATGGGCATTgaacgcgagaaacaagTTTGCGTGATGATTCACTCGGGGAGTCGCGGGCTCGGCCATCAAGTAGCCACCGACGCTCTGGTCGCGATGGAGGCGGCGATGACCAAACACAAAATCAAAACCAACGACCGGCAGCTGGCCTGCGCTCGCATCGACTCTCCTGAA GGGCAAGATTATTTAGGCGCCATGGCGGCTGCAGCCAACTACGCGTGGGTGAATCGGAGCTCGATCGCTTTTCTGGCGCGCGAGGCCTTTGCGAAAGTGATGAAGCAGACGCCGGACGATTTGGACATGCACATGGTGTACGACGTCTCGCACAACATCGCGAAAATCGAA gaACACTTTGTGAACGGTTCGCCGAAGCGGCTGCTGGTGCATCGGAAGGGGTCGacgcgcgcgtttccgccgcACCATCCGCTGCTGGCGAGCGACTTCCAGATGACCGGCCAGCCTGTGCTGATTGGCGGGACGATGGGGACGTGCAGCTACGTCCTCACAGGCACCGAACAAGGCATGGCGGAGACTTGGGGAAGCACTTGCCACGGCGCCGGCCGAGCCAAAAGCCGAAACAACGCGCGAAACAATCTCCAGTACCCGGACGTCATCCGCGCCCTCGAGGCCCAAGGCATCGCG